GAGCACGTTCCAGCACTCGTCGAAGCCGTCGGCGTCGTTGCCCTCGGTGAGCAGGACGGAGTCGCCGCGGGGGTCGAGCCGGTCGAGCCGCCGGTGGTGACGGACGACCTCGGGTCGGCGGGCGCTCTCGCCGGAGAGGTGGAAGAAGGTGTCCTTCGAGACGGGGTCGGTGCGTTCGAGCTGGCCGGCGTGGTCCAGCAGGGCGCGGTAGCCGTCGAGCATCGCCGGGTGGCTGCGGGCGCGGGCCTCGACGAGCTCCAGCAGGTCGCCCCGGCGGATGGCCTGCTTGATCGTCCGGAGCTCGCCGTAGGAGACGTGGAGGTTGTGCTCGGCGAGCAGCCGCTCGCGCTGGTCATCGTCCATGCTTCGGAGTTCCGCCGGTGTGTGACTGGTACAGACCGGGCAGGAACAGGGGAAGTATTCGAGGTCTTCGAGGTGTTCGGTGGTGCGGACGGTCATGTAGCGGTCGTCGCGAGCGTAGATGGCGTAGGCCGCCGAGTCGAACAGATCGCAGCCCAGCGCGACCGCGAGCGCGAACATCATGGGGTGGCCGGCGCCGAACAGGTGGACGGGCGCGCTCTCGGGGAGGCCCCGTTTCGCGGCGGCGACCACGTCCGCCAGGTCGGCGTAGCGGTACTCGTTCATCATGGGCACGACCGCCCCGATCGGGAACACGTCCAGCCCCGACTCGGCGGCGTGGGCGCCCGCCGCCTCGCGCAGGTCGGTGTAGGTCGACCC
Above is a genomic segment from Halosimplex halophilum containing:
- the tgtA gene encoding tRNA guanosine(15) transglycosylase TgtA codes for the protein MTDVFEVDRYDAAGRLGELEVPRAGVTVETPALLPVINPHLQTVTPAQLESEFGAEILITNSYVLYGSEDLREPVEQQGLHELLDFSGAIVTDSGSFQLAEYGDIDVTTEEILDFQRRIGSDIGTPVDIPTPPDASREQAEDELATTEERLATAAEVETGEMLVNAPVQGSTYTDLREAAGAHAAESGLDVFPIGAVVPMMNEYRYADLADVVAAAKRGLPESAPVHLFGAGHPMMFALAVALGCDLFDSAAYAIYARDDRYMTVRTTEHLEDLEYFPCSCPVCTSHTPAELRSMDDDQRERLLAEHNLHVSYGELRTIKQAIRRGDLLELVEARARSHPAMLDGYRALLDHAGQLERTDPVSKDTFFHLSGESARRPEVVRHHRRLDRLDPRGDSVLLTEGNDADGFDECWNVLAPFGPFPRELVDGYPLTAETPERLEAPAYEAAAAGVARLVDAHPDTAFTLGHDGWPASALADVPDRVELWNLESDE